One genomic segment of Colias croceus chromosome 16, ilColCroc2.1 includes these proteins:
- the LOC123698397 gene encoding arrestin domain-containing protein 4-like, with product MGFDEGSIILNSENGAYYPGQTIHARLVFKQDKVKKFRGIYAKIKGYCEVRWTTRHTRRTADNRNESYERVHESHEEYINRKVYLVGGENGDHELPPGDHDLPFNFTLPQNCPSSFEGSAGHVRYEIKVVVDRAFKFDQEKKVALRVIVPVDLNANPYCKEPMEFNFEDTYCCCCMGSGSTETLVKLPLSGYCPRQVVPVEVACTNGGVEIDTIKLIIKQEISYIATTNPDTKHTKSVIAEIKKGPVPANTTRNWNVEMVVPDIDIYNMDSCRFIDIDYVFKVVVSPSGCHSDTEGSKRLVIGNIALVGYQDNIPNPMQDQMPQVTTPLINQPFNASPYPNRNPPYTGSMQNLANSPYPNATSPYPQNPPHPGASPYPTGPNPPYPAPSPIPGNKSPYPEPSPIPGNNRPFPVPSPVPGHNPPYPVPSPIPGNNPPYPVTSPIPGNNPPYPTSSPYPTNSNNAYNPQTVPYPNSQNSTPYPQSNSPYPQNPPHPQTSPYPSQGTGLKTGTFGFAVPGMPVRTSDNVPDPTSPMSNMNPYATASAPPDTPDK from the exons ATGGGTTTTGATGAAGGCAGCATAATTTTGAACAGTGAGAATGGAGCGTATTATCCCGGCCAAACGATCCATGCAAGACTGGTTTTTAAACAGGATAAAGTGAAGAAATTTCGCG GTATCTACGCGAAAATAAAGGGATACTGCGAAGTTCGTTGGACCACTAGACACACTCGTAGGACCGCAGACAACAGAAATGAGTCGTACGAGCGTGTGCACGAGTCCCATGAGGAGTATATTAATCGGAAGGTATATCTTGTGGGAGGGGAAAACG GTGATCATGAGTTACCACCAGGAGACCATGACTTACCCTTCAACTTCACTCTACCACAAAACTGCCCGTCGTCTTTCGAAGGCAGTGCCGGCCATGTTCGCTATGAAATAAAGGTAGTGGTCGACAGAGCATTCAAATTTGATCAAGAGAAAAAAGTCGCTCTTAGAGTCATCGTGCCAGTCGACTTGAATGCTAACCCTTATTGTAAG GAGCCCATGGAGTTCAACTTCGAAGACACATATTGCTGCTGTTGCATGGGCTCAGGGTCTACGGAGACGCTGGTGAAGCTCCCGCTGTCGGGGTACTGTCCGCGCCAGGTCGTGCCCGTGGAGGTCGCCTGTACCAACGGGGGGGTGGAGATTGATACgattaaacttattattaagCAG GAAATCAGCTACATAGCGACAACAAACCCAGACACGAAGCACACAAAGAGCGTCATAGCGGAAATTAAAAAGGGCCCCGTTCCCGCCAACACCACTCGAAATTGGAACGTAGAGATGGTCGTACCAGATATCGATATATACAATATGGACAGTTGTAGATTCATCGATATCGATTATGTGTTCAAG GTGGTTGTAAGTCCAAGTGGTTGCCATAGCGACACAGAAGGCTCGAAACGCCTTGTCATCGGAAACATAGCGCTAGTCGGCTATCAGGACAATATTCCGAACCCGATGCAAGATCAAATGCCGCAAGTGACCACCCCTCTTATTAACCAACCCTTTAACGCATCTCCTTACCCTAATAGAAATCCACCGTATACTGGAAGTATGCAGAATCTAGCAAATTCACCATATCCTAATGCTACTTCACCCTATCCTCAGAATCCTCCCCATCCTGGGGCAAGTCCGTACCCTACTGGACCAAATCCTCCATACCCGGCACCATCGCCTATACCAGGAAATAAATCACCTTATCCTGAACCATCCCCTATTCCGGGAAATAACCGGCCCTTCCCAGTTCCATCCCCAGTACCTGGACACAACCCACCCTACCCAGTTCCATCTCCTATTCCAGGAAATAACCCGCCCTATCCAGTAACATCCCCGATTCCAGGAAATAACCCGCCGTATCCTACATCCTCTCCGTATCCTACAAACTCTAATAATGCATATAATCCGCAAACTGTACCGTATCCTAATTCGCAAAATAGCACGCCATATCCTCAATCGAATTCTCCCTATCCTCAAAATCCTCCCCATCCTCAAACCAGTCCATATCCTAGTCAAGGAACAGGACTAAAGACAGGAACGTTTGGATTTGCCGTACCTGGAATGCCTGTTAGGACTTCGGACAATGTTCCTGATCCTACCTCG cCAATGTCGAACATGAATCCATATGCGACAGCCAGCGCTCCGCCCGACACTCCTGATAAATAa
- the LOC123698623 gene encoding arrestin domain-containing protein 1-like, producing the protein MALNGFKAGTITLDEPRSIYYAGQVLTGKIQFELDEMLTFTAIKVAYIGQAIVKWSEYQTEKYSGVERTREIEYGGQELYFNFEQCLCGGSVTTLPPGPQSINFSYLIPSNVPSSFQGAKGQVRYSVRAYLDYPDTTRDELVADFDVIAPLDLNTVDCIKTPIAMEFEEVSSCNCFCEDELINIKFQAPVSGYCPGQIMNIQIDSQNDTGSEVTKILFQIIKKERYHSQQPMSTYIPPEEVLYTMAHGPILAHTKRSFTCQMRVPNIIAYNLENCRIIDVAYFLKVKLKMSGCIDDVEDECEFCIGLVPLQETVEGTYTHPMSFLLPEAPVPTIQNTQTIPNNSYPLQNVASLNQQNAYPQNTVCPVPVPNVANLNNQPNYVIGFKVPGLSDANASTYPINDNQNRYSNEYPKPSAPPM; encoded by the exons atggcATTAAACGGTTTTAAAGCTGGAACTATAACTTTAGACGAGCCGCGATCTATTTATTATGCAGGGCAGGTGCTCACGGGCAAAATTCAATTCGAATTGGATGAAATGTTAACATTTACAG CCATCAAAGTTGCATACATTGGCCAAGCTATCGTGAAATGGTCAGAATATCAAACTGAAAAATATTCTGGTGTTGAAAGAACTAGAGAGATAGAATATGGTGGCCAAGAACTGTACTTCAACTTTGAACAATGTCTTTGTGGTGGATCTG TAACCACTCTACCACCTGGCCCTCAGTCCATCAACTTCTCCTATCTAATACCAAGTAATGTGCCGTCGTCCTTTCAAGGGGCTAAAGGCCAGGTTAGATACTCTGTAAGGGCATATCTTGACTATCCAGACACTACAAGGGACGAACTTGTTGCTGACTTTGATGTGATTGCTCCCTTGGACTTAAATACTGTAGATTGTAttaag ACCCCAATAGCAATGGAGTTTGAGGAAGTATCAAGTTGCAATTGTTTTTGTGAagatgaattaataaatattaaatttcaagCACCGGTGTCTGGTTATTGTCCTGGGCAGATAATGAATATCCAAATAGATTCACAGAATGACACTGGTTCTGAAGTTACCAAGattttgtttcaaataataaag AAGGAAAGATACCACTCTCAACAGCCCATGTCCACATACATACCGCCAGAAGAAGTTCTATACACCATGGCACATGGCCCCATCCTGGCCCATACGAAACGTAGCTTCACTTGCCAGATGCGAGTGCCCAATATTATTGCTTATAATCTAGAAAACTGTCGGATTATTGATGTCGCGTATTTTTTGAAG gtaaaactaaaaatgtCTGGCTGCATCGACGATGTCGAAGATGAATGTGAGTTCTGCATCGGTTTAGTGCCTTTACAAGAAACGGTCGAAGGAACATACACacatcctatgtcctttttaCTCCCGGAAGCTCCCGTTCcaacaatacaaaatacacaaacaaTTCCAAATAACTCATATCCTTTACAAAATGTTGCCAGTCTAAATCAACAAAATGCATATCCACAAAATACAGTGTGTCCTGTACCTGTTCCTAATGTTGCTAACCTAAATAATCAGCCTAATTATGTCATCGGTTTTAAAGTACCGGGGTTGTCAGACGCAAATGCAAGTACTTATCCAATTAATGATAATCAAAATAGATATTCTAACGAATATCCTAAACCATCTGCCCCACCAATGTAA